AACCTCATCGATTAAAGGACCTTATGCGGAGCCATTAATGTGGGGACACCCAAGCGAGCAGGTTTAATTCAGCAAGCCATTCGCACCTAAAACATATTATTTGGGTATACACAGAACGATAAGGTTATTTTTTGACTAAAAAACTATTTAGCATTGTATAAAAGCGGTGTTTGACGCCGAGAGCGACAGGCACAATTTCCAAACAACCAGAAGGAATAATTTTTAAACATACCTGGAGAGATCCTGTGAATATATCTAAACAAGAACAACGCGTTCTTCATACTCTAGCAATGGGCGGGGAAATTCGTCGCTATATAGGCGACGACAGAAAATTAGCTCAAATCACTTGTTTCACCCGTGAGGGTTATGGTCTATCTAATTGCAATATAGACATTTTTAATAAGTTAAAAAGCAAGAAACTAATAAGCTCTAAAGGTGGAAAACCTTACCGCATCACCAAGCTAGGAGCGACTTCGGTACAAGCACAAATGAACCAACGTTAAAGCATACAATAGTCAACAATATTAAGCTCCGAAGTAAAATACAGCATCATCGCTTATAGTCGCGATGGATGCTGTATTTATATCGTTACCCACACTTTCGGCTAGGCGTTGTTCTATCTCGCCAAACCCCGAATCATTAACTGTCTCAGAACTCTTTCAAATCTCTTTCCCTACTTTTTATCATCACAGTAATTACAAACTCAGCAAGTTGAACTAAAGGGCTTATTTCGGCTCACGCAACAAATAGAGCATCAGTTTGAGAGGCGTATGAGCAACAATACTGTGCGGCAGGTGTGCATCCATTAGCACCCAAGCTCCTGCTCTCATCTCTTTTGTTTCGTTTTCTAAAGTGAAAGTACATTCGCCTTCAACTATCTGAGCAATTGCTGGTACTGCCGCGGTATGCTCGCTCATTTCTTCACCCGCCGCGAAACCAAAAATTACCGCTCTAAGCCGGTCGCTTTTATATACTGGTCGGCTGGTAATACCTGCTTTGGGGATGTCTACTGTATCTGCCAAATTTTCGTAATAGGTATACTCAAGCATTATTTATCATCCTTTATCTTAGTGGTTCTTTTTCTTCGCAACGAGTGTGATTGCCGCTAGGTGAGACCTGTGTTTACGGAAAATCTTACGCATACCTACCACTCGAGCTCTTGCTTCAGGCCTAATGAGGAGGTTCTTAACGATTTTTAGGAGACCTAATATGCCTTCATCATCGATCATTCGCTTTGGTTCAAGCAGATGCATTGGGGCGATCGCTTCAAACTCTATCTCGAAGCCGTTATCTTCCATCAACTGTTTCCATTCGGAAGGAGTGACAGGCTTCGCAGGGTGCTGGATGGTCTCAGAAATCTCTCTCTGAATCGCCCTCATTGTCCCAAGATCAATATCATCAGGGACAATACACAACTCATGAATACCGTAACGACCACCAGCGGCTAAGACACGACATGCTTCAGCAATGATTTCATTTTTTCGGTTGTCTGATTGCATAGTGAGCATCGCTTCACCGTACACAACCGACGCAACTTCAGCCTCAAGCCCCGTCTGCTGAGCATTGCCAACTTTGCACTCCTGCTCTACACCATTTAGGTAGCTACGTACAATTTCTACTGCTTGCTCATTTTGCTCAATCGCAGTATAGGTTTGGGGGTGTTTTTCAAGGCATAGGCGTGCGGTGTACCCCATCCCCGGCGCGAACTCAATTACCCTATCTGATGAGGTAATATCGAGAGCGTGCAACATTTTCTGCGTTAACTCCTTGCCGCCGGGTCGTAGAACCTTCTTGCCTAGTTGGGCAAGAACCCAGTGACCGGGGGTCTTAGACACCTTTCTACCTTCATTAGGTGTAACTAGCTTTTGTGCCATCGGTGCTTTCCTCTCAGGCAGATAACACTAAGGGTATAAACAATGCCAATATGGCGACTAAAAATATCCATCGAAAAACTGGGCTTACCGTCTCCATTGTTAATCCTTATGTCAGTTGCACTTTAGTTGATAATGGTTATCATTCTATGCAGTGGTACAACGATTACAGCTTGATAATTATCAAGCTAAGGAAAGCAGTGTGCCAGGCTCGATCATTTCTCTGCTCAATGAAGAGCAAAAACAACTATTGTTTGCAACGCGAAAGCAAATTACCTTGCAAGCAGGGCAGCAGCTGTTTGAATTAGGTGAACGTGCGGATCATATGTATCTTGTTGATAGAGGTAAGATTTCTCTTTATCGCCTGATGGCAAATGGTGACGAAAAGCTATTTAAAGTGTTTACTGCAGGTGGTCTTATTGCCGAAATGGCAATGTTTATGCAGCCGAGAACGTACCCGATGAGTGCTCGAGTTGACCAAAGTAGTGAACTGTCCATTTTCCACTATCAAGA
This is a stretch of genomic DNA from Vibrio panuliri. It encodes these proteins:
- a CDS encoding YjhX family toxin, translating into MNISKQEQRVLHTLAMGGEIRRYIGDDRKLAQITCFTREGYGLSNCNIDIFNKLKSKKLISSKGGKPYRITKLGATSVQAQMNQR
- a CDS encoding cupin domain-containing protein codes for the protein MLEYTYYENLADTVDIPKAGITSRPVYKSDRLRAVIFGFAAGEEMSEHTAAVPAIAQIVEGECTFTLENETKEMRAGAWVLMDAHLPHSIVAHTPLKLMLYLLREPK
- a CDS encoding class I SAM-dependent methyltransferase, giving the protein MAQKLVTPNEGRKVSKTPGHWVLAQLGKKVLRPGGKELTQKMLHALDITSSDRVIEFAPGMGYTARLCLEKHPQTYTAIEQNEQAVEIVRSYLNGVEQECKVGNAQQTGLEAEVASVVYGEAMLTMQSDNRKNEIIAEACRVLAAGGRYGIHELCIVPDDIDLGTMRAIQREISETIQHPAKPVTPSEWKQLMEDNGFEIEFEAIAPMHLLEPKRMIDDEGILGLLKIVKNLLIRPEARARVVGMRKIFRKHRSHLAAITLVAKKKNH